The genomic DNA ataataataatagtaacaatTCTTATGAACATCAAAATAATGACAATCATATTGGTAGCAATAATAATGCCATACATTCGACTACATCTAACACATcacatttttataacattaaaaaattaataacacagaaaatacaaatacatatagaaaaatcatataaagatagtttaaataaaatatgctCACTTGTATTAAaaactataaaaaataaaggatgTGTATTAATACCCGTTGATTTacattatctatattttatagAGTTAATTGAATTGATAGGAGTTATTATAAGTAAACATCTGCCAAAAGAACAACAGGTCTTAATCTTTAGTGTCTTGTCAAATATTCAAGATGTCATTCATCAATTAAATTTATGTGCTGAATGGGTGGAAGAATcacgtaaaaaaaaatgtagtaaaatattaaatccTCAAGGTCCATTTTCTATAGATATTatgattaaaaataatagatTAATTATAgggaataatattaatgatataacTAAACAATTTAGATATCCATGTGTTTGTTTTATTCAGGATTCTTCTTTACGATTTTTTGAAGCTTCATTGTTATTAGAAAAATGGGgcaatgaacaaaataatgcATTAATATTAGTAGACCCTTTTTATGATCCTATAAAAGTTCTATAtccttataaaatatatgaaaaaaaaataaatgtccATTTTTGTCCCCTTGCATGGGATCTTAATGAGTAtcatataaaagatataattatgagcaatcaaaaaaaaaagggtaATCTTACAAAGgatatatctaataataatagtaataataacagtaacaataatagtaataataacaataataataatagtaacaatTCAGATAACTGTGTTTATATCATGCCTGAGACCGCTAATCATATTTTTACtcatatatttcaaatgtCTAAAAACGAACCATCATTATCATCTCAAAATGATACAGTTCAAGAACACAatacaaattataataatcataataacaACATAGATATAGATCAAGACATTATGAGCAATATTCTATTCATTCAACCctttgaaaaaaaacaaatagcATTCGATAAATTCGAAAATTTCAACCAAAAAATGATACCTGTACGTTTTTCTCCACGTGAAACCAAAAAATTAGAAAGGATTCTTAAAAAGGTAGATGATTTTTTCTGTGCAAATATTAAAGGTCAATATACTTGCTCATTCATTGGAGACTATATAGATGAAGATCATATTGAAGAATTTAAAGTAGATGAAATAGACggacaaaataaatatgaaataataaaccAAGAAACACATGATATTTCAAATGAGAAAGATCTATACTTAAATGATCaacaaattaaattaatGGTAGGCTCTATAAATGTAGATAtccttataaataatttaatgcATTATGgatttgataaaaatgacatacttcttcattatcaacaaaaaaaagaaaaccaCAATGacacaaataataatgttatatgGTCCATTACAATTGAATCTATTAAATCACAAATTATTTGTCACgataaatatgatattgAGGTGTGtacaaataatatggaaTTCAGAGAGACCATTAAGGATATACTAAGCAAAATAGTAAACCACATAATAGAATGATAaaattagatatatatatgtatatatgtatatatgcatatatgtatatatgtatatatgattaagttgtttttttatttgaaaaaaaaaaaaaaaaaaaaaaaatttatatatatatatatatatatatttttttttatttatttattcatccattcacatatatataatatgaacttatttattattatttttctttaaaattttCTCTTCCAATTTCTTTTATCCGCATGAAAATTCCCCCATATACAACCATGCAAACGCACCCGCTTCAAATAACCAGGAGGGTGCTTTTCCATTTTATCTCTTCgttgtttataatataaataataatctgTTGATATTTGTTCCACATCATTTAAAATaccatttatttttaataaattatcttGTGTTAGTGTAGctaaatattttgttttaaaatatcCATTTTCATCAAATGATTT from Plasmodium sp. gorilla clade G2 genome assembly, chromosome: 10 includes the following:
- a CDS encoding small subunit rRNA synthesis-associated protein, putative; translated protein: MIDTFEIIKLCSSEHISSHLIKMGSYNILCDVPLDMNEILEMRDEIPKEVNKNNNNNNNNNNNIDDDDDNSHNEFTSCNYDNRHNDEYINISNLESSSSLSKKLLLNISYIPMKIHIILISCVEGFMGLPILCRYFDFKDAHIITTKLVFTFSMCAVECLQKEENYIPEWDDEKINIKNMDTSQIKNEDYFHKKWNFKNSLHLLSYKENVSFKQSDEILNIILCSSGHSLGSANFFISTDYINIFIINKSSYNIKRHTSSFDTTMINKSNFIIFTSFLSTKSLQSYIDQTKNDENNTSFSQQCNENIYHNNNNSNNSYEHQNNDNHIGSNNNAIHSTTSNTSHFYNIKKLITQKIQIHIEKSYKDSLNKICSLVLKTIKNKGCVLIPVDLHYLYFIELIELIGVIISKHLPKEQQVLIFSVLSNIQDVIHQLNLCAEWVEESRKKKCSKILNPQGPFSIDIMIKNNRLIIGNNINDITKQFRYPCVCFIQDSSLRFFEASLLLEKWGNEQNNALILVDPFYDPIKVLYPYKIYEKKINVHFCPLAWDLNEYHIKDIIMSNQKKKGNLTKDISNNNSNNNSNNNSNNNNNNNSNNSDNCVYIMPETANHIFTHIFQMSKNEPSLSSQNDTVQEHNTNYNNHNNNIDIDQDIMSNILFIQPFEKKQIAFDKFENFNQKMIPVRFSPRETKKLERILKKVDDFFCANIKGQYTCSFIGDYIDEDHIEEFKVDEIDGQNKYEIINQETHDISNEKDLYLNDQQIKLMVGSINVDILINNLMHYGFDKNDILLHYQQKKENHNDTNNNVIWSITIESIKSQIICHDKYDIEVCTNNMEFRETIKDILSKIVNHIIE